A genome region from Chloroflexia bacterium SDU3-3 includes the following:
- a CDS encoding MBL fold metallo-hydrolase, which yields MRVTQHGAYLTQITRFPRFFPINTYLVREEACLTLIDTGIPGMAKEIFQIAQGMGLPITSIVLTHAHGDHVGSLDALHTLLPSAEVAISARDARLLGGDMGLLPNEPQTKPRGSFQKVATTPTRLLGIGEHIGSLRVVAAPGHTPGQIALYDERDGSLIAGDAFHTRPSVTVAGTLRLAFPFPAIATWHYPTALASARALRELRPTRLATGHGDVAEQPLDAMDAAIAAAARDLAQKGLAHGA from the coding sequence ATGCGCGTCACCCAGCATGGGGCATATCTCACCCAGATCACCCGCTTCCCCCGCTTTTTTCCGATCAACACCTACCTTGTGCGCGAGGAAGCATGCCTAACACTGATCGATACCGGCATCCCCGGTATGGCCAAAGAGATCTTCCAGATCGCCCAGGGCATGGGCCTGCCGATCACCAGCATCGTGCTCACCCACGCCCACGGCGACCACGTCGGCTCGCTGGATGCGCTGCACACCCTGCTGCCCAGCGCCGAGGTCGCGATCTCGGCCCGCGACGCCCGCCTGCTGGGCGGCGACATGGGCCTGCTGCCCAACGAGCCACAGACCAAGCCGCGCGGCAGCTTCCAGAAGGTCGCCACCACGCCCACCCGGCTGCTCGGCATCGGCGAGCACATCGGCTCGCTGCGCGTGGTAGCCGCGCCGGGCCACACCCCCGGCCAGATCGCCCTCTACGACGAGCGCGACGGTAGCCTGATCGCGGGCGATGCCTTCCACACCCGCCCCAGCGTCACTGTGGCAGGCACCCTGCGGCTGGCCTTCCCCTTCCCAGCCATCGCCACCTGGCACTACCCCACCGCTCTGGCCAGCGCCCGCGCCCTGCGCGAGCTGCGGCCCACGCGGCTGGCCACAGGCCACGGCGACGTGGCCGAGCAGCCGCTGGACGCCATGGATGCCGCCATCGCCGCCGCCGCCCGCGACCTAGCGCAGAAAGGGCTGGCCCATGGGGCGTAG
- a CDS encoding TetR/AcrR family transcriptional regulator yields the protein MGRSVGIDRDKIVAAAAQLADARQLEQLTMAQVAEQLGVKLPSLYNHVSGLSGLRRELALYGLRQLATEFAIASIGRSGDVAIIALTSAYRAYIHAHPGVYAATIHKPEDDDHEHHQLAATIINILRAVMEPYDLSEEQKIHAIRALRSVVHGFCTLELSSAFGMKIDLDESFRLLIQGYIAGLRSLQEKNSPPA from the coding sequence ATGGGGCGTAGCGTCGGCATCGACCGCGACAAGATCGTGGCGGCGGCGGCCCAGCTGGCCGATGCCCGCCAGCTGGAGCAGCTGACCATGGCTCAGGTGGCCGAGCAGCTCGGCGTCAAGCTGCCCTCGCTCTACAACCACGTCAGCGGGCTGTCCGGGCTGCGCCGCGAGCTGGCGCTCTACGGGCTACGCCAGCTGGCCACCGAATTTGCCATCGCCAGCATCGGCAGGTCCGGCGACGTGGCGATCATCGCCCTGACGAGCGCCTACCGCGCCTACATCCACGCTCACCCTGGTGTCTACGCGGCCACCATCCACAAGCCCGAAGACGACGATCACGAGCACCACCAGCTCGCCGCCACGATCATCAATATCCTGCGCGCCGTCATGGAGCCATACGACCTGAGCGAGGAGCAGAAGATCCACGCCATCCGCGCGCTGCGCAGCGTAGTCCATGGCTTCTGCACGCTCGAACTAAGCAGCGCGTTTGGCATGAAGATCGATCTCGACGAGAGCTTCCGCCTGCTGATCCAGGGCTATATCGCCGGGCTGCGCTCGCTGCAGGAAAAAAATAGCCCGCCAGCATAG
- a CDS encoding DNA mismatch repair protein MutS, with product MTTPQPESTYRERVARFTALRDREQQRSDRNGNISLGLIIITLVFFGLWLWQAQPLPLAGAASFGLAFLVSFIRHGDVNRRRDTARDMLAISQEGLARLARRWDSIPLGDPAAADPAHPYAADLDVQGRASLEHLLHTPATPAGRAALRAWLLAPAAPEQILRRQAAVAELAPQIELRDELALRGRQQRGGSQATFERLLTWAESPPWLLARPWLVWLPRALAVAALALLAARLLGLPVGAPLATVLLVNTGLYFALARIVELRIEQVAQRQAILASYAELFACLLDAKLDSPELQHIQQQLHAQSRRADAQMRRLARIMPAAEIRKWIFFFPIQVATLWSFHVLWALERWQRENGPHARQWLAALGDAEALAALATLAYDHPSWIFPTLAEQPGFAARQLGHPLLPPAACVGNDVALGPPGTMLLITGSNMSGKSTLLRAIGLNTVLAQAGGPVCASQLRLSPMDVASSMRVRDSVEQGISYFMAELQRLKFVVDRAALVRADGGRTLLFLLDEILHGTNSAERLIAARAILVRLLDQGALGAVSTHDLALAESGDLPARATLVHFREHFRDTDAGPTMFFDYQLREGIATSTNALALVRQLLGPDVVGEA from the coding sequence ATGACAACACCGCAACCCGAATCAACCTACCGCGAGCGTGTGGCCCGCTTCACCGCGCTGCGCGATCGCGAGCAGCAGCGCAGCGACCGCAACGGCAATATCAGCCTTGGGCTTATCATCATCACCCTGGTGTTCTTCGGCCTGTGGCTCTGGCAGGCCCAGCCGCTGCCGCTGGCAGGCGCGGCCAGCTTCGGGCTGGCCTTCCTGGTCTCATTCATCCGCCACGGCGATGTGAACCGCAGGCGCGACACCGCCCGCGACATGCTCGCCATCAGCCAGGAAGGCCTGGCGCGGCTCGCGCGCCGCTGGGACAGCATCCCACTGGGCGACCCCGCCGCCGCCGACCCCGCGCACCCCTACGCCGCCGACCTGGATGTGCAGGGCCGCGCCTCGCTGGAGCACCTGCTGCACACCCCCGCCACACCCGCTGGCCGCGCGGCCCTGCGCGCCTGGCTGCTAGCCCCCGCCGCCCCCGAGCAGATCCTGCGCAGGCAGGCCGCCGTGGCCGAGCTGGCCCCCCAGATCGAGCTGCGCGACGAGCTGGCCCTGCGCGGCAGGCAGCAGCGCGGCGGCAGCCAGGCCACCTTCGAGCGCCTGCTGACATGGGCCGAGTCGCCGCCGTGGCTGCTGGCCCGCCCCTGGCTGGTGTGGCTGCCCCGAGCACTCGCTGTGGCCGCGCTGGCCCTGCTGGCGGCGCGGCTGCTGGGGCTGCCGGTGGGCGCGCCGCTGGCCACCGTGCTGCTGGTCAACACCGGGCTGTACTTCGCGCTGGCGCGGATCGTCGAACTGCGGATCGAGCAGGTCGCCCAGCGGCAGGCCATTCTGGCATCCTACGCCGAGCTGTTCGCATGCCTGCTGGATGCCAAGCTAGACTCACCCGAGCTGCAGCACATCCAGCAGCAGCTGCACGCCCAGTCGCGCCGCGCCGATGCCCAGATGCGCCGCCTGGCCCGGATCATGCCCGCCGCCGAGATCCGCAAGTGGATCTTCTTCTTTCCCATCCAGGTCGCCACGCTGTGGAGCTTCCACGTGCTGTGGGCGCTGGAGCGCTGGCAGCGCGAGAATGGGCCGCACGCCCGCCAGTGGCTGGCCGCCCTCGGCGACGCCGAGGCCCTGGCCGCCCTGGCCACGCTGGCCTACGACCACCCCAGCTGGATCTTCCCCACGCTCGCCGAGCAGCCGGGCTTCGCCGCGCGCCAGCTGGGCCACCCGCTGCTGCCGCCCGCCGCCTGCGTGGGCAACGACGTGGCGCTGGGGCCGCCCGGCACCATGCTGCTGATCACCGGCTCCAACATGTCGGGCAAGAGCACCCTGCTGCGCGCCATCGGCCTCAACACCGTGCTGGCCCAAGCTGGCGGGCCGGTGTGCGCCAGCCAGCTGCGGCTCTCGCCCATGGATGTGGCCAGCAGCATGCGCGTGCGCGACTCGGTCGAGCAGGGCATCTCCTACTTCATGGCCGAGCTGCAGCGGCTGAAATTTGTGGTCGACCGCGCCGCCCTGGTGCGCGCCGACGGCGGGCGCACGCTCCTGTTCCTGCTCGACGAGATCCTGCACGGCACCAACAGCGCCGAGCGACTGATCGCCGCACGCGCCATCCTGGTGCGCCTGCTCGACCAGGGCGCGCTCGGGGCGGTCTCCACTCACGATCTGGCCCTGGCCGAATCGGGCGACCTGCCCGCGCGCGCCACGCTGGTGCACTTCCGCGAGCACTTCCGCGATACCGATGCAGGCCCGACCATGTTCTTCGACTACCAGCTGCGCGAGGGCATCGCCACATCCACCAACGCGCTGGCGCTGGTGCGGCAGCTGCTGGGGCCAGATGTCGTGGGCGAGGCCTAG
- a CDS encoding PAS domain S-box protein codes for MVTMNGDGPTTCLDQGEQLRRRVEQLERQLAAAEQRLLAFAEGSSEVVALLDARGTICAISPAVEHILGYAPAACLGMLLYPLIHPEDQARIVPLLESLALAPGARTSLQMRMRHQNGQWCWVEATAKNQLHIPAAAGIVLNAHDVTALHRAEEQIQADRELWDAVMSASTTAIVVMSAAGQLVFASPRAEQLLALPADEPARRATLPALDMPLRQVLDRGEPTPDIHHTISLPNGEQRVLSLNGIPVRAAAGQISSVVFSIADITDQQIFAQQLIRRQQMEAVGRLAGGVAHDFNNALTVILGACSFMMDEVAQHPALRHDLEQIQEAGERVSILTRQLLALSRQPALMPQPLQLNTSIERLRLMLQRMLGRQVELRLQLDLALGLIIADAHQIDLVLVNLAAHALDSMPQGGTLLIETAEVALDATSVPGHTLTPGRYAMLAVSDTGEGMDRAAYERIFDPFFVSRRSGTSNGLVLSSVQRAVLQLGGAIWVGSDLGYGSTFKVFLPFATAGAAPPPAPPFPGLRRSVLVVDPDPHVLAFARAALALAGYQAFGPELLEHACPHEALDVLIIDVHTPELAAQVARLMAALPQLQVIYTSGHTHAALALLAQTLPALPDLIKPFTADALISCVQARCFGDSGVA; via the coding sequence ATGGTTACCATGAATGGCGACGGACCGACAACATGTCTTGATCAGGGTGAACAGCTCCGACGCCGAGTTGAGCAGCTTGAGCGCCAGCTGGCGGCGGCAGAGCAGCGCCTGCTGGCCTTTGCCGAGGGCAGCTCGGAGGTGGTGGCGCTGCTCGATGCGCGTGGCACGATCTGCGCCATAAGCCCGGCGGTCGAGCATATCCTCGGGTATGCCCCCGCCGCATGCCTCGGCATGCTGCTCTACCCGCTGATCCACCCAGAAGATCAGGCTCGGATCGTACCGCTGCTTGAGTCGCTGGCCCTAGCACCAGGGGCGCGCACGAGCTTGCAGATGCGCATGCGCCACCAGAATGGGCAGTGGTGCTGGGTCGAGGCGACGGCGAAGAACCAGCTGCATATTCCCGCAGCGGCTGGGATCGTGCTGAATGCCCACGATGTTACCGCGCTGCACCGGGCCGAGGAGCAGATTCAGGCCGACCGCGAGCTATGGGATGCGGTGATGAGCGCCAGCACAACCGCGATCGTGGTGATGAGCGCCGCAGGCCAGCTGGTGTTTGCCAGCCCGCGCGCCGAGCAGCTGCTGGCGCTGCCCGCTGATGAGCCTGCCCGCCGAGCAACGCTCCCTGCGCTGGACATGCCGCTGCGCCAGGTGCTTGATCGGGGCGAGCCAACCCCCGACATCCACCACACGATCAGCCTGCCCAACGGTGAGCAGCGCGTGCTTTCGCTGAACGGCATCCCCGTGCGCGCTGCCGCTGGCCAGATCAGCTCTGTGGTGTTCTCGATCGCCGATATCACCGATCAGCAGATCTTCGCGCAGCAGCTCATCCGCCGCCAGCAGATGGAGGCGGTGGGGCGGCTGGCCGGTGGCGTGGCCCACGATTTTAACAATGCGCTGACCGTGATCTTGGGCGCGTGCAGCTTTATGATGGATGAGGTGGCGCAGCACCCCGCCCTGCGCCACGATCTGGAGCAGATCCAGGAGGCCGGCGAGCGCGTCTCGATACTCACGCGCCAGCTGCTAGCCCTGAGCCGCCAGCCTGCGCTGATGCCCCAGCCCCTCCAGCTGAATACCAGTATCGAGCGGCTGCGCCTGATGCTGCAGCGGATGCTGGGCCGCCAGGTCGAGCTGCGCCTACAGCTTGACCTGGCGCTTGGCCTGATCATCGCCGATGCGCACCAGATCGATCTGGTGCTGGTGAATCTGGCGGCGCACGCGCTCGACTCCATGCCGCAGGGCGGCACGCTGCTGATCGAAACCGCCGAGGTCGCGCTGGATGCGACCAGCGTGCCCGGCCACACGCTCACGCCGGGGCGCTACGCGATGCTGGCCGTGAGCGACACCGGCGAGGGTATGGACCGGGCCGCCTACGAGCGGATCTTCGACCCCTTCTTTGTATCGCGCCGCTCAGGCACGAGCAACGGTCTGGTGCTTTCCAGCGTGCAGCGCGCGGTGCTGCAGCTCGGCGGGGCGATCTGGGTCGGCAGCGACCTAGGCTACGGCTCCACGTTCAAGGTCTTCCTGCCCTTCGCCACGGCGGGAGCTGCGCCGCCGCCCGCGCCGCCTTTCCCTGGGCTGCGCCGGAGCGTGCTAGTGGTGGACCCCGACCCGCACGTGCTGGCGTTTGCACGCGCGGCGCTGGCCCTGGCTGGCTATCAGGCATTTGGCCCGGAGCTGCTGGAGCATGCCTGCCCGCATGAGGCGCTGGATGTGCTGATTATCGATGTCCACACCCCCGAACTTGCGGCCCAGGTCGCCCGCCTTATGGCCGCCCTGCCGCAGCTGCAGGTGATCTATACCTCGGGGCATACCCACGCCGCGCTGGCGCTGCTGGCCCAGACCCTCCCGGCGCTGCCCGACCTGATCAAGCCGTTTACGGCAGATGCGCTGATCTCGTGTGTGCAGGCGCGCTGCTTTGGGGATTCGGGCGTGGCCTGA
- a CDS encoding response regulator transcription factor — MDSPLRVLLVEDDERARVMLAGVLTRNGYRVVDVGLGMRGIEELEQGTFDIVLSDIWMPDITGVEVMNAARSRPEPPEVILMTGNSTIATAVAAMRAGACNYLLKPCPNEEMLAAVSAAGRRRRENMRRAHALRTIASQIADVVGGTPVEEAAPPAASTPASHTLERFLRIGGLEIDRHRHVATFNGQLLHLTPIEFTLLITLAEADGRVVSWTELTSRSHQSRLNALESHELLRVHIRNLRRKIDPSYLVTVRGIGFRLVDPDERS, encoded by the coding sequence ATGGATTCACCGCTGCGCGTACTACTGGTTGAGGATGATGAGCGGGCGCGTGTGATGCTGGCAGGCGTGCTGACGCGCAATGGCTACCGGGTGGTGGATGTGGGTCTGGGTATGCGCGGGATCGAGGAGCTTGAGCAGGGCACGTTTGATATCGTGCTCTCCGATATCTGGATGCCCGATATCACCGGGGTGGAGGTGATGAACGCCGCCCGCAGCCGCCCCGAGCCGCCCGAGGTGATCCTTATGACCGGCAACAGCACGATCGCCACCGCTGTGGCGGCCATGCGCGCCGGGGCCTGCAACTACCTGCTGAAGCCCTGCCCCAACGAGGAGATGCTGGCCGCGGTGTCCGCCGCTGGCCGCCGCCGCCGCGAGAACATGCGCCGCGCCCACGCCCTGCGCACCATCGCCTCGCAGATCGCCGATGTGGTGGGCGGCACCCCCGTGGAGGAAGCCGCCCCACCTGCGGCCAGCACGCCTGCCAGCCACACGCTGGAGCGGTTTCTGCGCATCGGCGGGCTGGAGATCGATCGCCACCGCCACGTGGCCACGTTCAATGGCCAGCTGCTGCACCTGACCCCGATCGAGTTCACCCTGCTGATCACCTTGGCCGAGGCCGATGGCCGTGTGGTCTCGTGGACCGAGCTGACCTCGCGCAGCCACCAGTCGCGCCTGAATGCCCTTGAGTCGCACGAGCTGCTGCGGGTGCACATCCGCAACCTGCGACGCAAGATCGACCCGAGCTACCTTGTCACCGTGCGCGGGATCGGCTTCCGTCTGGTTGATCCGGATGAGCGAAGTTAG
- a CDS encoding PAS domain S-box protein, with protein MTICPIIKHRRTARSRLMRWLRSQEKLSISNVDWRSVSIRTPQLRVLAVSIIGILLMCYVPLVSGSYALATITIVVAGIVATIAVGLFTREAYTWRSALLQIAIALLFALASAGYVSLTSSFPAISPSLAALGITAVIAALAAVSALTPPDPSQSADMAEQVASALRESETHYRLIAENTKDLIALLDTGGGFLYASPSYTNEMGYASVMLIGACYYDYIHPSDMPQTRTQFEQALRGAPAQSVYRFARADGTWCWMEGRVTYASDQGDGYLVLVARDVTEQRALEQQLHQAQKMEAIGRLAGGVAHDFNNLLQIIHGCTDILQEALPTDHPAHEDLAAVDQASQRAASLTRQLLAFARRQLISPQPVDIGTIVSDLSRMLARLLGEDVELETVIDADIWRIMADPGQIEQVIVNLAVNARDAMPNGGRLRITVRNMLHRQYGAESDESAYVCLEIADTGIGMSAETQEHLFEPFYTTKTPDKGTGLGLATCYGIITQLHGKIEVQSTLGEGTMFTVMLPRIAAAEVAEPAPPVTLSGGGTILVVEDEPLVREMIVRAANKYQYTVLEAADADQALALVHTYPGLIDLLVTDVVLPGKNGAVLAVELSSIYPSIQVLLISGYTEHVQIIENLLTAGVAFLPKPFSPATLGSKLHDLFRKA; from the coding sequence ATGACAATTTGTCCTATCATCAAGCATCGCCGAACAGCAAGGTCAAGATTGATGCGCTGGCTACGATCTCAGGAAAAGCTTTCGATTTCGAACGTGGATTGGCGTAGCGTGTCCATACGAACCCCACAGCTCCGGGTGCTTGCGGTCAGCATCATTGGTATCCTGCTGATGTGCTATGTGCCGCTGGTGTCGGGCAGCTATGCGCTGGCCACTATCACGATCGTTGTGGCGGGCATCGTGGCCACTATCGCGGTCGGCCTGTTCACCCGCGAGGCCTACACGTGGCGCAGCGCCCTGCTGCAGATCGCGATCGCGCTGCTGTTCGCGCTTGCCAGCGCGGGCTATGTCTCGCTCACCAGCTCGTTCCCCGCGATCTCGCCGTCGCTGGCGGCGCTGGGCATCACCGCCGTGATCGCCGCGCTCGCCGCCGTGAGCGCGCTCACACCACCCGACCCGAGCCAGAGCGCCGATATGGCCGAGCAGGTGGCCAGCGCCCTGCGCGAGAGCGAGACGCACTACCGGCTGATCGCCGAGAATACCAAAGATCTGATCGCCCTGCTGGATACCGGCGGGGGTTTTCTGTATGCCAGCCCATCCTACACCAACGAGATGGGCTACGCCTCGGTGATGCTGATCGGCGCATGCTACTATGACTACATCCACCCCAGCGATATGCCCCAGACCCGCACCCAGTTCGAGCAGGCCCTGCGCGGCGCGCCCGCGCAGAGCGTCTACCGCTTCGCCCGCGCCGATGGCACCTGGTGCTGGATGGAGGGCCGCGTGACCTATGCCTCGGATCAGGGCGACGGCTACCTGGTGCTGGTGGCCCGCGATGTCACCGAGCAGCGCGCCCTGGAGCAGCAGCTGCACCAGGCCCAGAAGATGGAGGCGATCGGGCGGCTGGCGGGCGGCGTGGCCCACGACTTCAACAATCTCCTGCAGATCATCCACGGCTGCACCGACATCCTGCAGGAGGCCCTGCCGACCGACCACCCCGCCCACGAGGATCTGGCCGCGGTCGATCAGGCCTCGCAGCGAGCGGCTAGCCTCACCCGCCAGCTGCTGGCCTTCGCGCGCCGCCAGCTGATCTCGCCCCAGCCGGTGGATATCGGCACGATTGTGAGCGATCTGAGCCGCATGCTCGCGCGCCTGCTTGGCGAAGATGTCGAGCTGGAGACGGTGATCGACGCCGATATCTGGCGGATCATGGCCGACCCAGGCCAGATCGAGCAGGTGATCGTTAATCTGGCTGTGAACGCCCGCGATGCTATGCCCAATGGCGGGCGGCTGCGCATCACCGTGCGGAATATGCTCCACCGCCAGTATGGTGCCGAGAGCGACGAGAGCGCCTATGTGTGCCTTGAGATCGCCGATACCGGTATCGGCATGAGCGCGGAGACCCAGGAGCACCTCTTCGAGCCGTTCTATACCACCAAGACGCCCGACAAAGGCACCGGCCTGGGCCTGGCCACCTGCTACGGGATCATCACCCAGCTGCATGGCAAGATCGAGGTGCAGAGCACGCTGGGCGAAGGCACCATGTTCACAGTGATGCTGCCGCGCATCGCCGCCGCCGAGGTGGCCGAGCCAGCCCCGCCCGTGACGCTGAGCGGTGGCGGCACCATCCTTGTGGTGGAAGACGAGCCGCTGGTGCGCGAGATGATCGTGCGGGCCGCAAATAAGTATCAGTACACCGTGCTTGAGGCAGCAGATGCCGATCAGGCCCTGGCTCTGGTGCACACCTACCCCGGCCTGATCGACCTGCTGGTGACCGATGTGGTGCTGCCCGGCAAAAATGGCGCGGTGCTGGCGGTGGAGCTGAGCAGCATCTACCCATCTATTCAGGTGCTGCTGATCTCGGGGTATACCGAGCATGTGCAGATCATCGAGAACCTTCTGACGGCTGGCGTGGCATTTTTGCCCAAGCCCTTCAGCCCCGCGACGCTTGGGAGCAAGCTCCACGATCTGTTCCGCAAAGCCTAG
- a CDS encoding TetR/AcrR family transcriptional regulator — protein sequence MDNRSLLMQCALRLFAARGYDAIGVQEIAEAAKVTKPTLYHYFKSKRGVLEALVAEGFQPFLHDLAEAARFEGDLPHSMYRVITTFFAFARREPLLYRMQLAMWFVLPESEAHQVISSITQQQQQILEQLFLESAERHGNMRGRHRIYSATFLGVINTYIGISLNHSMELNDEAVHRLIQQFSHGIYS from the coding sequence ATGGATAACCGTTCGCTGCTGATGCAATGCGCGCTCCGGCTCTTCGCCGCCCGTGGCTACGACGCTATCGGCGTGCAGGAGATCGCCGAGGCCGCCAAGGTGACCAAGCCCACGCTCTACCACTACTTCAAGAGCAAGCGCGGCGTGCTGGAAGCCCTCGTGGCCGAGGGCTTCCAGCCCTTCCTGCACGATCTGGCCGAGGCCGCACGCTTCGAGGGCGATCTGCCGCACTCGATGTACCGCGTTATCACCACATTCTTCGCGTTCGCCCGCCGCGAGCCGCTGCTCTACCGCATGCAGCTGGCCATGTGGTTTGTGCTGCCCGAGAGCGAGGCCCATCAGGTGATCTCATCCATCACCCAGCAGCAGCAGCAGATCTTGGAGCAGCTGTTTCTCGAATCCGCCGAGCGCCACGGCAACATGCGCGGCAGGCACCGCATCTACAGCGCTACCTTTCTCGGCGTCATCAACACCTATATTGGCATATCGCTCAACCACAGCATGGAGCTGAACGACGAGGCGGTGCACCGCCTGATCCAGCAGTTCTCGCACGGCATCTACTCGTAG